A stretch of DNA from Oryzias melastigma strain HK-1 unplaced genomic scaffold, ASM292280v2 sc01068, whole genome shotgun sequence:
GTTGGCGACCACAAGGGGGTGCTTGGTTGTCTGGGACTGTGCTGTAATactgcagcagaagaagagaTGACGCTGAATGAATGGAAGCTAAATAAATCGACGTTGAGATCCAAGTCCGCCTGATGTCTTTTATTGCAGCACCAAAAAGGCCACAAACACAACACTTAGGGCTCAGATAAGAAGACAATTATAATATATCAACCTTTTGAAATGTAAGTGTAAGTAATTATTTTTAGATCTTATTAACTGTTGAAACACTAGGAGTCTTTTTTGTTGAATCATGTTGTTTAAATTGGGTCTGTGCACTTTCAGCTTTGTTTAATCCCTTACAGGAACCACTATGTTTCCATCTACAATTAATGAGCAGCAAAAGACTGCTTTGAGAAAATCACTTCATCTACATCTTTAGTCAAAAAATTGggattaaaaaaagccaaagacaGACAAATCCAACAATGGGTCAAGATTGCTGCAGACACAGCTAACTCTTGTTGCTATGAGGGCTACATGATATCTAAACTCTAAAGACgtgtttgttttatgtacagcaTATGTAATCTTTGTTTTGATGTATTAAACATCATACAGTTAAGGTAGTTTAGACTGACAAATGTGTTGAATGATTGATTATTCCAATCACAAGGTGACAATATATTATGAtgaaaaattacatattttatatactgttcaaaaataaaggaaaatgaagGTTGGTTAGTTAGCTAGTGTGTGTGTTGAACTAAACCTGAGGACAGAAATGATTACTACCATAACTGGCATTCTTACATTCTCCTCTCTGCAAACACTGAGCCCAGCCACATCAATCCCTTCACCACAGACTGGAGATTTCCTAGCACATCCCTGTGATGCTACATTAGTTTCATGCTTTCATGCCACTGTGCGGAACCAGAAAGGTGGTTTGGGCTCCTACAGAGCTCGGACAGAAGGTTTTCCAGCTTCCTCTGCTTCTGTGGATCCTTCTTCAATATATGATGGTGACAATAATAACATGTATTCAAGTGCAGGATCAGTGTCCCCCTGTTACTGCTTTAGTAGAGCATAATTCATCAAGTCTTTGTCTTATAATGAAGAGCTgagattttgtaatttttggaaTAACATCAGAACACAAGGCAAGCCTAgtgagaaacaataaaaaaataaaaatattagcattacaaatgtaaatgaaaGGAGGGGCTTCTCAGCTAGTTTGCTTTATCTAAAGCAAGTTACCTGAAATCCAAAGTCCTTCAGTTCAGCCGCTTCATCCTCACAGAGACACTGTTCCCCCATCCACAAAGTCTAGAACTGGAGGGTTGTCTGCAGACTCATTTGATCTAATTGAAACCATCCTAATGCAGCTTTCAGCCTCATGCTTGTTTTCCACGTATTTATGTAAAGTGCTGTAGTAGTGGTCTTTGGTGCTGAACTTATAGAGGGAGGAAATCTTCTCCCAATCCTGATTGCAGGGAGTGACCACGTTTGCCGGCGTTGTCTGGTTAAAGAAGCTCTTTAGGTTTCTCTCTGCAAGTTCTTTGGCATGTTTATTTGTGTAGGCATTCATGAGGTCATTCTCCTCCTCAGCATACTCCCTCCAAAACTTTAGCTGCAGGTAACTGATCGGGGAGGTGCAGCGAGCCACGCAAATCAGCAGCAGGTTGGATATCATGATGGAGGCGATGAGCAGCCAGCCCAGAATCTGTAATCATCACAAACAACCATGAGGGGAGGCTCAACAATTTGctacaaaacaatagaaaatgGGGCCCAGCCAGACGGGCGTGTTAATACCAgactgttaaccctttaacactggagcttcagtgttgatgttctgtgattaactttttattgtcagcacgatcaatgtaattccagtagatacTGAGGGAGAAAAGCGTCTAATGTTCTATTCTCTGCACTCATGTTGCCAAAGATGGTTGACAAACCAGATGAACTAACTACTAAGAAGTTAGCTGTAAACATCATCTGGCTGCAAAGCCTGCAAGTGCAACATTTGTCATCAATCCTCTTTCAACAAACGTTCAACAGTCAAGGTCAATGTGAAACAACATCAGTCTACAGTTCATCTGACAGATGTGTTTGTCATCTTATCCTGTAACCAATCTTCTGGATTGTTTACAAGCAGTCTTTAAAAAAcggtcattttttctttttctacttaacaaaacaagaagaagatCCTGACGTCCCttagaccagtggtccccaacctNNNNNNNNNNNNNNNNNNNNNNNNNNNNNNNNNNNGAATGTTTCTCTGAGTTTTTGAGCAGGTGTCTTACCTGAGACTGAGCTCTGAGGTTTCGCAGAACTTCCTCTCTCCCATTTCCAGCCTTTTCACAAGGAAACTTTTGCAGCTCTGTCTGGCACTTGACTTCAGAGTTCACCCCTCTGCACAAATCCTGTCTGTAACTGCTAAAGTTGGCCCCCGTCATTGCACACTCGTAATAGCTGCCATGGAGCAGAGCCACAGCAGTCCAACTAGTCGGTGCTACCAGAGCGCAAGCACTGATTTGAAAAACACTCAATCCCATGCTCTTCAGGTTCCTCCATTTACAAAGCTTTGTCTTCCGATGACATAGCCCTGTTGTCAGTTTCCAAGTCTTCTTACTGAGAATGAAGCCAAACAGGAGCAAAGCCAGGGCTGGCACCACGAGAAAGACTAAGCCATAGATGAAACTCAGCTCATTGCAGGGACATTTGAAGGCTACCGACGAGAAGATCTGCTCTCCACCTGCCGTAATCAGAGCAACCAATCCAAATCCAAAGTTGCTTTGTTTGGTGGCAATCTTAAGAATTGTCTGAAACTTTTCCATTTCTGTACAGTGATAGAGCAGATACAGAAATAAACGCTTAGTTTCACTTCCACCTCTTATGTATGCTGTTACTTCCTGAAAGCAGCCACAGAAAGTTTTCACCCTTTCTGTGCTCTGATGACAGTAAACACAGAATGAGTTTACACCTGATAGTTAGCTGTTCACTGCTGGTTGGATGTCACTTACCTGCTTCACATTATTTGTCACATGGCTAAAGGTAGACATTGTTAGAAAATACAAGCAAACTGCAgtcaagacagaaaagtaggattcaaaacaaaatgctaaatgtaaaactaaatgtggtgtgtgtgtgggggtgtgtgtgtgtgtgtgtatatatatatattagagctgacaggcgattaaattttataatcgcgattaatcgcattgtccacagttaactcgcgattaatcgcaaattcatatgtggcctttttttagggaaaaaaatgtgtgcttcgtggaatttaaaagttctaaattaattatgaaaacaagaatggaaaaattaatagttttcatcagaaatactttattttgtaacattgtattgagataaactttcttaacaataaaaggctgtaacataaaatgcctaacaaaagcccaagtgcaagtgaagggcattttaaattcaaaacttcaatcaacgttcagtaaaataaaataaaaacatcaaaaataaaatttccagaacactttcatgttcattttttgtcaggaccaaatcttctcctcctctgctgaactgcagtaataaatgaaatagtgatttatcatttccaatgaacttttgttttttaaaacattaaagactgagaaaagcgggatacactgtggatagtttgacagtctgttactgccgccgcgttctctggctgcagctcgatgcagcgacgtgtccagcggagctcacgccatgaatatgccggcagacagacagctatgctggggttggatcacgcttaaacctccagaacttggg
This window harbors:
- the LOC112141562 gene encoding calcium homeostasis modulator protein 6 — its product is MEKFQTILKIATKQSNFGFGLVALITAGGEQIFSSVAFKCPCNELSFIYGLVFLVVPALALLLFGFILSKKTWKLTTGLCHRKTKLCKWRNLKSMGLSVFQISACALVAPTSWTAVALLHGSYYECAMTGANFSSYRQDLCRGVNSEVKCQTELQKFPCEKAGNGREEVLRNLRAQSQILGWLLIASIMISNLLLICVARCTSPISYLQLKFWREYAEEENDLMNAYTNKHAKELAERNLKSFFNQTTPANVVTPCNQDWEKISSLYKFSTKDHYYSTLHKYVENKHEAESCIRMVSIRSNESADNPPVLDFVDGGTVSL